A genomic window from Corynebacterium fournieri includes:
- a CDS encoding DUF3566 domain-containing protein: protein MAVRKVTVRHIGAGSAFKVATLLAFLGFIAWMGACVLVYYGLERAGVVESINSLIGGVGGDQVVDMKLAMSAAGLLGLVGFLFQVIMAPLTVIMYNAIADLVGGVNFTMSNRAK, encoded by the coding sequence GTGGCAGTCCGTAAAGTGACCGTGCGCCACATCGGCGCCGGCTCCGCCTTCAAGGTGGCAACGCTGCTGGCCTTCCTCGGCTTCATCGCCTGGATGGGCGCCTGCGTGCTCGTCTACTACGGGCTGGAGCGCGCCGGGGTCGTCGAATCCATCAACTCGCTGATCGGCGGCGTGGGCGGCGATCAGGTGGTGGACATGAAACTGGCGATGTCCGCCGCCGGCCTGCTCGGCCTGGTGGGGTTCCTCTTCCAGGTGATCATGGCCCCGCTGACCGTGATCATGTACAACGCGATCGCGGACCTGGTAGGCGGCGTCAACTTCACCATGTCCAACCGGGCGAAGTAG